One Triticum dicoccoides isolate Atlit2015 ecotype Zavitan chromosome 4B, WEW_v2.0, whole genome shotgun sequence genomic window carries:
- the LOC119291278 gene encoding putative pentatricopeptide repeat-containing protein At1g02420, with protein MPPKPARRVFQYISSPWRPPPSPLPAAPAAGEATASEADADSVYQIVTAAPTPSAMESALSASAVPLSAPLLDLVLRRFRFAHGDPLRALSLLSLAADRCGVAPSPYALDTALYVLGRARRFSHMWDLVQSIHRLCPDSITAHTAMVVLGRVAKICSVRETVASFRRLLRLFRGREGTESADLFNALLRTLCQEKSMSDARNVYHAHKHEFQVNRHTFNILLSGWKSSEDADAFFAEMREHGIDPDLVTYNSLIDCHCKNRGVEKAYKLLDEMRGNEIAPDVITYTSLIGGLGLVGQPDKARDLLKEMRELGCHPDVAAYNATIRNFVIAKRLGDAFALTDEMASRGLMPNATTYNLFFRFYYWAYDIGSAWLLYERMRSERCFPNTQSCMFIIRLCHRHGKVAEALELWGDMVENGFGSFTLVSDVLFDLLCDEGKLEEAERCFHQITDLGQKPSSVSFRRIKILMQLANREESIAGLTEKMARFGRLPPEDCQRVHHPAESTPDGDDTDGNS; from the exons ATGCCGCCCAAGCCGGCGAGGCGGGTGTTCCAGTACATCTCCTCGCCCTGGAGGCCGCCGCCGTCCCCGCTGCCCGCGGCCCCCGCCGCCGGCGAGGCCACGGCCTCCGAGGCCGACGCCGACTCGGTCTACCAAATCGTCACGGCCGCGCCCACGCCGTCGGCCATGGAGTCCGCGCTCTCCGCCTCCGCCGTCCCGCTCTCGGCGCCGCTCCTCGACCTCGTCCTCCGCCGCTTCCGCTTCGCCCACGGCGATCCACTCCGCGCGCTCTCGCTCCTCTCGCTCGCCGCCGACCGCTGCGGCGTCGCGCCCTCCCCCTACGCGCTCGACACGGCCCTCTACGTGCTCGGCCGCGCCCGCCGCTTCTCCCACATGTGGGACCTCGTCCAGTCCATCCACCGGCTCTGCCCCGACTCCATCACCGCGCACACCGCCATGGTCGTCCTCGGCCGCGTCGCCAAGATCTGCTCCGTTCGCGAGACCGTTGCCTCCTTCCGCCGCCTCTTGCGGCTCTTCCGCGGCCGCGAGGGCACCGAGTCGGCCGACCTCTTCAACGCGCTGCTCCGCACGCTCTGCCAGGAGAAGAGCATGTCCGACGCGCGCAACGTCTACCACGCGCACAAGCACGAGTTCCAGGTGAACCGCCATACCTTCAACATCCTGCTCTCTGGGTGGAAGTCTTCGGAGGATGCCGATGCGTTCTTCGCAGAGATGCGAGAGCACGGCATTGATCCTGACTTGGTCACCTACAACTCTTTGATTGATTGCCACTGCAAGAACCGAGGCGTGGAGAAGGCCTATAAGCTGCTCGATGAAATGCGGGGGAATGAAATTGCCCCCGATGTCATCACCTATACGAGTTTGATTGGCGGATTGGGACTTGTTGGCCAGCCTGACAAGGCTAGAGACCTGCTGAAGGAGATGCGTGAGCTCGGATGTCACCCGGATGTGGCGGCGTACAATGCCACAATACGGAACTTTGTTATAGCGAAGAGGCTTGGTGATGCGTTTGCGTTGACGGACGAAATGGCATCGAGGGGACTGATGCCGAATGCAACGACATATAACCTTTTCTTCCGGTTCTATTACTGGGCGTATGACATTGGTAGCGCGTGGCTGTTGTATGAGCGGATGCGGTCTGAAAGATGCTTCCCCAACACACAGTCTTGCATGTTTATCATCAGGTTATGTCATCGGCATGGTAAGGTGGCAGAAGCACTAGAGCTGTGGGGTGATATGGTCGAGAACGGGTTTGGGTCATTCACCTTGGTGTCAGATGTTTTGTTTGACCTGTTATGTGACGAGGGGAAGCTGGAGGAGGCTGAGAGGTGCTTCCATCAAATTACTGATTTGGGGCAGAAACCCAGCAGCGTTTCATTTAGAAGAATCAAGATACTTATGCAGCTTGCCAACCGGGAAGAATCTATTGCCGGGTTAACTGAGAAAATGGCTCGGTTTGGACGGCTGCCGCCTGAGGATTGCCAAAGAGTTCATCACCCTGCTGAAAGCACACCCGATGGAGATGATACTGAT GGAAATAGTTGA